The Erigeron canadensis isolate Cc75 chromosome 4, C_canadensis_v1, whole genome shotgun sequence genome window below encodes:
- the LOC122598704 gene encoding transcription factor bHLH53-like, with translation MVALSFNSNNWPTTFYQHHNNDTDVLPPPYFLPFHDNNLHFSTFNNAITTTNNNLPFHNSINFPTLSYNNNNNNPLSSLPTIAQQYYYPNLPFVSDPHDPYFFPMATHIEQTQPEYNSYQSLTSHYSYPLVYDMFPMEQMQPDFYDFGNACPNVFIDQDVQMKEHDYIGKGNGNGSKRLSAQSMAARVRRRKISSKTSELGKLVPGGHKMTTAEMFQAAYKYIRFLQAQVGVLQLMSSSLELDEELQAMIKDPSVQEKLYVAEKCIVSQTLAKTLADSHEE, from the exons ATGGTTGCTCTCAGCTTCAACTCGAACAACTGGCCAACAACATTCTATCAACACCACAACAACGACACCGACGTCCTTCCGCCACCGTATTTCTTACCGTTTCATGACAACAAtcttcacttttcaactttcaacaacgccatcaccaccaccaacaataaCCTCCCATTTCATAACTCAATCAATTTCCCAACattatcttataataataacaacaataatccACTTTCTTCATTACCAACTATTGCTCAACAATATTATTATCCGAATCTGCCCTTTGTATCTGATCCTCATGATCCGTACTTCTTTCCAATGGCCACCCACATTGAACAAACACAGCCAGAGTATAACTCATATCAGTCTTTGACTTCTCATTATTCATATCCACTAGTTTATGATATGTTTCCTATGGAGCAAATGCAACCCGATTTCTATGATTTTGGTAACGCGTGTCCTAATGTTTTTATTGATCAAGACGTACAAATGAAGGAGCACGACTACATTGGCAAGGGTAACGGTAATGGTTCTAAGAGGTTATCAGCGCAAAGTATGGCAGCAAGAGTGAGGCGCAGGAAGATAAGTAGCAAGACGTCGGAGCTTGGAAAGCTTGTGCCCGGTGGACATAAAATGACCACGGCTGAAATGTTTCAAGCTGCTTATAAGTATATCAGGTTCTTGCAAGCTCAAGTTGGTGTTTTGCAACTCATGTCGTCTTCTCTG GAACTCGATGAAGAACTACAAGCGATGATAAAAGACCCATCGGTGCAAGAGAAGCTATACGTTGCGGAAAAGTGCATTGTGTCTCAGACGCTTGCGAAAACCTTAGCCGATTCTCATGAGGAATAA
- the LOC122595807 gene encoding persulfide dioxygenase ETHE1 homolog, mitochondrial, translating to MLRLRSLWLTTTTTTCSKSSLPFKYQILKNNNNNSNCYSPIIISCCSLKKMETASYSTESKKKKLLFRQLFEKESSTYTYLLADASHPDKPALLVDPVDRTVDRDLSLVKDLGLKLVYAINTHVHADHVTGTGLIKTKVPGVKSIISKASKASADIFVEAGDKIQFGDLYLEVRATPGHTVGCVTYVTGDGPDQPQPRMAFTGDAVLIRGCGRTDFQGGSSQQLYESVHSQIFTLPKDTFIYPAHDYKGYTVSTVEEEMLYNPRLTKDEKTFKSIMENLKLSYPKMIDVAVPANMVCGLQDVESKAA from the exons atgTTACGATTGCGATCGCTATGGTTGACAACAACTACTACTACTTGTTCAAAATCATCTCTTCcatttaaatatcaaattcttaaaaataataataataatagtaattgtTATTCTCCAATAATCATATCTTGTTGCTCATTAAAGAAAATGGAAACGGCGTCGTATTCAACGGAATCtaagaagaagaagttgttaTTTCGACAGTTGTTTGAGAAGGAATCATCTACTTATACATATCTTTTAGCTGATGCTTCTCATCCCGATAAACCTGCTTTg TTGGTTGACCCTGTAGATAGGACCGTAGATAGGGATCTTTCTCTTGTAAAAGATCTGGGATTGAAACTTGTATATGCGATCAACACTCATGTGCACGCCGATCATGTCACTGGAACTGGGCTGATCAAG ACTAAAGTTCCTGGTGTCAAATCTATCATTTCAAAAGCAAGCAAAGCGTCAGCTGATATATTTGTTGAGGCTGGTGATAAGATTCAGTTTGGTGATCTTTATTTGGAG GTTCGTGCAACTCCAGGTCATACCGTAGGTTGTGTTACCTATGTTACTGGTGATGGACCTGATCAGCCTCAACCAAGAATGGCATTTACTGGTGATGCTGTACTAATACGTGGATGTGGGAGAACTGATTTTCAG GGTGGAAGTTCGCAGCAGCTATATGAATCAGTCCACTCACAG ATCTTTACATTGCCAAAGGACACATTCATTTATCCTGCTCATGATTACAAAGGCTACACG GTTAGCACCGTGGAAGAAGAGATGTTATACAACCCTCGCCTCACCAAGGATGAG aAAACCTTCAAAAGCATCATGGAAA ATTTGAAGCTCTCATATCCGAAGATGATAGATGTGGCGGTGCCAGCAAACATGGTTTGTGGTCTTCAGGATGTGGAGTCAAAAGCTGCGTGA
- the LOC122596409 gene encoding solanesyl diphosphate synthase 1, chloroplastic-like: MMMPATCHNLEFSRAAAGFLDFNNACGCSFNWLSKRNYARKMIRTVGRGYCGGAGANGGGRRLVCFRRDGNIAKCKVFSTEAPGTLVNGDVPGPPTVLSEKKESTTDLFEVVSDDLLTLNKNLQSIVGAENPVLMSAAEQIFSAGGKRMRPALVFLVSRATSALMGLEELTREHRRLAEIIEMIHTASLIHDDVLDESDMRRGKETVHQLYGTRVAVLAGDFMFAQSSWYLANLENLEVIKLISQVIKDFASGEIKQASSLFDCDVELDEYLIKSYYKTASLIAASTKGAAIFSGVDKDVSEQMYQYGKNLGLSFQVVDDILDFTQSAEQLGKPAGSDLAKGNLTAPVIFALEKEPKLRDIIESEFCETGSLDEAIQLVMNSGAIERAQSLAKQKADMAIQCLQCLPQSAFRLALEGMVKFNLERID, from the exons atgatgatgcCGGCTACATGCCATAATCTTGAATTTAGTAGAGCAGCAGCTGGTTTTCTTGATTTCAATAATGCTTGTGGGTGTTCTTTTAATTGGCTTTCTAAGAGAAATTATGCAAGAAAAATGATCCGGACTGTTGGTAGAGGATATTGTGGCGGTGCTGGTGCTAATGGCGGTGGCCGGAGATTGGTGTGTTTCCGGCGTGATGGTAACATTGCAAAGTGTAAAGTGTTTTCAACTGAAGCTCCTGGGACTTTAGTTAATG GGGATGTACCAGGGCCTCCAACCGTATTAAGTGAGAAGAAAGAAAGTACAACTGATTTGTTTGAAGTTGTTTCTGATGACCTTTTAACATTGAACAAGAATCTACAATCT ATTGTTGGTGCGGAAAACCCAGTTTTGATGTCTGCCGCTGAACAGATATTTAGTGCTGGTGGGAAGAGAATGAGACCAGCTTTGGTTTTCTTAGTGTCAAGAGCCACATCAGCCCTTATGGGTTTAGA GGAACTTACAAGAGAACATAGGCGTTTGGCGGAGATCATTGAGATGATCCACACTGCCAGCTTAATACATGATGATGTTTTGGATGAAAGTGACATGAGAAGAG GGAAAGAAACCGTCCATCAGCTGTACGGTACACGAGTGGCTGTTCTAGCTGGTGATTTTATGTTTGCACAATCATCATGGTACCTAGCAAATCTTGAAAATCTTGAGGTTATAAAGCTTATTAGCCAG GTTATTAAAGATTTTGCAAGCGGTGAAATCAAGCAGGCGTCAAGTTTGTTTGATTGTgatgttgaacttgatgaataTCTGATCAAAAGCTACTATAAGACAGCTTCATTAATCGCTGCTAGCACAAAAGGAGCAGCAATCTTTAGTGGTGTTGACAAAGATGTCAGCGAGCAGATGTATCAATATGGCAAGAATCTTGGTCTTTCGTTCCAGgttgtcgatgacatattggaTTTCACACAGTCAGCCGAGCAACTGGGAAAGCCCGCTGGCAGTGACCTGGCTAAAGGAAACCTGACTGCACCTGTTATTTTTGCTCTTGAAAAGGAGCCAAAGCTGAGAGACATCATCGAGTCAGAATTTTGTGAAACGGGATCCCTTGATGAAGCTATTCAGTTGGTGATGAATAGTGGTGCGATTGAAAGAGCACAGAGTTTAGCTAAACAGAAAGCTGATATGGCAATCCAGTGTCTTCAATGCCTTCCTCAGAGCGCATTTCGGTTAGCCCTTGAGGGGATGGTGAAGTTCAATCTCGAGCGTATTGACTAA
- the LOC122595832 gene encoding 60S ribosomal protein L18a-like protein isoform X1: protein MSESSKDTNKDHQPPPPEYGTFYPPPPVVTGFPQPVPPPGLSGEPPVDAYVHGYQSVPGYTVAKGRPLIERRLPCCGIGIGWFLFITGFFFAAIPWYLGAFILLCAQHDQRYSWNNCGGIWCYKCLIDSSQYLKSVVQN, encoded by the exons ATGAGTGAATCAAGTAAGGATACCAATAAAGATCATCAGCCACCACCGCCGGAGTACGGTACTTTCTATCCTCCACCGCCGGTGGTCACCGGATTTCCTCAGCCTGTTCCACCTCCCGGTCTTTCCGGCGAACCTCCAGTCGACGCTTATGTTCATGGCTATCAGTCTGTTCcag GCTATACTGTTGCTAAAGGAAGACCTTTGATAGAACGTCGCCTTCCTTGCTGCGGAATTGGTATTGGATGGTTCTT GTTCATCACCGGTTTCTTCTTTGCTGCAATCCCATGGTATCTGGGAGCATTCATTCTACTATGTGCTCAGCATGACCAAC GCTATTCTTGGAACAATTGCGGTGGCATTTGGTGTTACAAATGCCTGATTGACAGTTCACAATATTTGAAGTCAGTTGTACAGAACTGA
- the LOC122595832 gene encoding 60S ribosomal protein L18a-like protein isoform X2 has product MSESSKDTNKDHQPPPPEYGTFYPPPPVVTGFPQPVPPPGLSGEPPVDAYVHGYQSVPGYTVAKGRPLIERRLPCCGIGIGWFLFITGFFFAAIPWYLGAFILLCAQHDQREKPGYVACVISAILGTIAVAFGVTNA; this is encoded by the exons ATGAGTGAATCAAGTAAGGATACCAATAAAGATCATCAGCCACCACCGCCGGAGTACGGTACTTTCTATCCTCCACCGCCGGTGGTCACCGGATTTCCTCAGCCTGTTCCACCTCCCGGTCTTTCCGGCGAACCTCCAGTCGACGCTTATGTTCATGGCTATCAGTCTGTTCcag GCTATACTGTTGCTAAAGGAAGACCTTTGATAGAACGTCGCCTTCCTTGCTGCGGAATTGGTATTGGATGGTTCTT GTTCATCACCGGTTTCTTCTTTGCTGCAATCCCATGGTATCTGGGAGCATTCATTCTACTATGTGCTCAGCATGACCAACGTGAGAAACCTGGATATGTTGCATGCGTAATCTCT GCTATTCTTGGAACAATTGCGGTGGCATTTGGTGTTACAAATGCCTGA
- the LOC122595833 gene encoding 60S ribosomal protein L18a-like protein produces MSESSKDTNKDHQPPPPEYGTFYPPPPVVTGFPQPVPPPGFSGQPPVDSYVHGYQSVPGYAVAEGRPLREHRLPCCGIGIGWFLFIIGFFFAAIPWYIGAFILLCAQYDEREKPGYVACVIAAILGTLAVVFGVTNA; encoded by the exons aTGAGTGAATCAAGTAAGGATACCAATAAAGATCATCAGCCACCACCGCCGGAGTACGGTACTTTCTATCCTCCACCGCCGGTGGTCACTGGATTTCCTCAGCCTGTACCACCTCCCGGTTTTTCCGGCCAACCTCCGGTCGACTCTTATGTTCATGGCTATCAGTCTGTTCCAg GCTATGCTGTTGCTGAAGGAAGACCTTTGAGAGAACATCGTCTTCCTTGCTGTGGAATTGGTATTGGATGGTTCTT GTTCATCATCGGTTTCTTCTTTGCTGCAATCCCATGGTATATCGGAGCATTCATTCTACTATGTGCTCAATATGACGAACGTGAGAAACCTGGATATGTTGCATGCGTAATTGCT GCTATTCTTGGAACACTTGCTGTGGTATTTGGTGTTACAAATGCTTGA
- the LOC122597787 gene encoding mitochondrial inner membrane protease subunit 1, producing the protein MSLLWLGRFSGLAKESINRAAIFAKFLCLLHVTNTYIFSPTLVYGPSMLPTLNLTGDVVLSEFISHRIGKVGPGDVVLVQSPENPRKMITKRILAMEGQSVSFLVNPNRGDRSHTLVVPKGHVWIQGDNIYASKDSRNFGPIPYGLIQGKVCCRVWPIDGFGFL; encoded by the exons ATGAGCTTATTATGGTTGGGCAGATTCAGTGGTCTTGCTAAAGAATCAATAAATCGAGCTGCCATTTTCGCCAAATTCCTTTGCTTACTCCACGTCACCAATACTTACATCTTTTCCCCAACCCTT GTATATGGACCAAGTATGTTGCCAACCTTAAATTTAACAGGGGATGTTGTACTGTCGGAATTTATATCACATAGGATAGGGAAAGTGGGACCGGGTGATGTTGTGTTAGTACAATCCCCTGAAAACCCAAGAAAAATGATAACTAAAAGAATATTGGCAATGGAAGGCCAAAGCGTTTCCTTTTTGGTTAATCCGAACCGCGGTGATAGATCCCATACTCTTGTG GTACCAAAGGGACATGTATGGATTCAAGGGGATAACATTTATGCATCTAAAGATTCTCGAAATTTTGGTCCGATTCCTTATGGACTTATTCAGGGCAAAGTTTGTTGTAGG GTGTGGCCGATAGACGGTTTTGGATTCTTATGA
- the LOC122598439 gene encoding cytochrome P450 72A397-like: MTTMLSLLASLAVISGAWWAWMVIQWVWLRPRAIEKCLRKQGLDGPSYKLLHGDTNQLATMSRKAALNPKPLSFSDDFLPSVLPFYHHIIHTYGKNSFAWIGPTARITIMDPELIKEVLVNNKVYKKPTPNPLVRFLVSGVAGYEDQKWAKHRKILAPAFTQDKLKHMFSAMYTSCNDILVKPWSKLVSENNGSCELDVQPYIDDFSSDVISQNAFGSSYEQGRRIYQLQKEQAMLTSKVLQSVYLPGRRYLPTKTNRRMKQIDSELRSILSKIMEKKERVMLSKESDDHEDLLSLLLKSTTNINENLRMSVDEVMGECKSIYFAGQESSSNLLLWTMILLSQHPIWQTRAREDVHQVFGHNKPSYEGLNHLKIVTMILYEVLRLYSPATIFTRITYNETKLRNLTVPAGVQFLLPVIFVHHDREIWGEDAKEFNPERFSEGIAKATKNRVAFFPFSWGPRICIGNNFALMEAKLAISTILQNFSFELSPSYTHSPVYVVTLQPRHGAHLILHKI, encoded by the exons ATGACCACCATGTTGTCATTGCTGGCTTCACTGGCAGTAATCAGTGGTGCATGGTGGGCTTGGATGGTGATTCAATGGGTTTGGCTAAGACCCAGAGCCATCGAAAAATGTTTGAGGAAACAAGGTCTCGATGGACCATCATATAAGTTGTTGCATGGTGACACGAACCAATTAGCCACCATGTCTCGAAAGGCAGCTTTGAATCCCAAACCCTTAAGCTTTTCCGACGATTTCCTCCCCTCTGTTCTTCCGttctaccaccacatcatccaTACCTATG GTAAAAATTCATTTGCATGGATAGGACCAACGGCAAGGATCACTATCATGGATCCTGAACTAATCAAGGAGGTTTTGGTGAATAATAAGGTTTACAAAAAACCAACCCCGAACCCACTGGTCAGGTTCTTGGTTTCCGGAGTTGCGGGCTACGAGGACCAAAAATGGGCCAAGCATCGCAAGATTCTTGCTCCTGCTTTTACTCAAGATAAGTTGAAG CATATGTTTTCAGCTATGTACACGAGTTGTAACGACATATTGGTGAAACCATGGTCAAAGTTGGTTTCAGAGAATAATGGTTCGTGCGAGTTAGATGTGCAACCTTACATTGATGATTTTTCTAGTGACGTGATCTCACAAAACGCATTTGGGAGTAGCTATGAACAGGGCAGGAGGATATACCAACTTCAAAAGGAACAAGCCATGCTCACAAGCAAAGTTCTTCAGTCAGTATATCTCCCAGGGCGAAG GTATTTACCTACCAAAACTAACAGAAGAATGAAGCAAATCGACAGTGAATTGAGGTCTATTCTAAGCAAAATCATGGAGAAGAAAGAGCGTGTGATGCTTTCAAAAGAAAGTGATGATCACGAAGATTTACTATCTTTGTTGTTGAAATCGACTACAAATATAAATGAGAATCTAAGGATGAGTGTTGACGAGGTTATGGGCGAGTGCAAATCTATTTATTTTGCAGGGCAAGAGAGCTCATCGAATCTCCTGCTTTGGACcatgattttgttgagccaACACCCGATATGGCAAACAAGAGCACGGGAGGATGTTCACCAAGTTTTTGGACACAATAAACCCAGCTACGAAGGGTTAAATCACCTCAAAATT GTAACCATGATACTATATGAAGTTCTTAGACTGTACTCCCCAGCTACCATATTCACACGAATCACATACAATGAGACAAAACTCCGGAACCTAACCGTTCCAGCCGGGGTACAATTTTTGTTGCCGGTTATATTTGTACATCACGATCGTGAAATTTGGGGAGAAGATGCAAAGGAGTTCAATCCTGAAAGATTTTCTGAGGGAATTGCGAAGGCAACAAAGAACAGGGTCGCCTTCTTTCCTTTTAGTTGGGGTCCTCGGATATGCATTGGGAATAACTTTGCCTTGATGGAAGCTAAGTTGGCTATATCAACAATTCTACAAAATTTCTCGTTTGAGCTATCGCCTTCTTACACTCACTCACCTGTGTATGTCGTCACACTTCAACCCCGACATGGTGCTCACTTGATTCTCCACAAGATATAG